The nucleotide sequence CGACGTCCACTCACGCCCAATGTGATCCTTCGGGGAAAACCCGTCGCTCTCCATTACTTCTCGTCTGTTATACACAACCCTCCCGCTTTGAAGCACAAAATGCGCATATCCTAAGTTCAGCATGTTAGCCAATTGTGTGTTCATTTGTTGCACTACAGTACGTACTTTGTCCAGTTAGCGTAACGGTAATTGCACTTTCATTGCCACCAAATCAGATTTCAATCTGTTTGTTGAGTATTGTACATTGTAACAGCATTCAGCAACATTGTCAATATATTTCCTACAGTAAGTATACGAGCGTAACTTAATTTGGCATATACATTACACATTGTTACCATATACCATACAATATGATACTATAAAAACAGACCTGTTATGAACACCAGCACCTTGGTGTACGCCTTACTCCAGAGGTTTTTCTGATCTGTTCAATGTGTAACCAATGGCAATTGATCCAAACCCTGCAGGGGTAAGGGACTGATGTAAAAAGTGATGTTAAAAGATGTTACAATCTCAATGATCTGTATGTAATAGAATCTCGGGTTAAATCTGCGGCTCTTGACTCTTATATGGACACTTGATTACCGTCTGGTTGAATCCCTTGGCTGAACGGGTTCCAGTGACAGGGCTAGCTGGTAGATGTGACTTATCCTGGTCTGCTATCTGAATACCCACTTAACGATTCTAACCTATGCTTTCAAGGTGTCCAAACTAATAGCATTATGCATGAGGTGTTCAAATGTCAGTGAATGATCCCCAACCGATGTCATGGCCACCAAAGAATCGACATTTCGCAACGCCCAATGGGGAAGGCAATATGGACAACAGTGGTCTCCCCATAGTCAAGCTGGATGAATTAGACCTTGAGTTGGTGAAAGAATTGGAGCTTAATCCCAGGCAAAGTGTTCGTGATCTGGCCACAAAGCTGAGAGTAAGTCATGCAACCGTTCACAAGAGATTTCGCTGGTTGGTTGACGAGGGAATGATCAAATTTGGTGCCGTGTGTGATCAGGCAGCCTTGGGCTTTCAAGTGAGCGTGGTGGTGGCATTACATACACGCTCAGGTAAAGCACATGTGGTTGCGAATGAGTTAGCCCATAACTCGAGCATTATGTTTGTCTATTTGACTAGCGGTCGCTACGATATTATCGTCTCTGCAGTTTTCTGCAACCGGCAGGAGGTACTCATCTTTCTGGACCAACAATTGAGTCGTATTCCAGATGTCATCAACGCCGAAACAATGATGGTGCTAAAGTTTAAGAAGCGTTCTTGGATGTATTTGCGTGGCGAAACGGTTGGCTACCAAGAGGCTGCGCGTTCTGTCGACCAATCAGAACTTAGCTTGATTAGGGAACTTGAACTGAACCCCAGAGCGAGCATCCCCCATCTGGTAAAAAAGACAGGAATGAGCAGACCGTCTGTAACCAGCAAACTGCAGGCGCTGCTAAACGACAACATTCTTAAAGTGGTCACCGTTGCAGATCCGTTGCGATTTGGTTTTGGTGTGGAAGCAATGATACTTATGAGGGTCGAATTGGGCAGCATCAGTTCAGTAGCTGACACCTTCACGGCTGACAGGAGAATTTCCAAAATACTCATACTTGCCGGTCGGTTCAACATAGTGTTACGGGTGATGTTTGAAAATGTGACAGAGATGTCCCATTTCTTGACGATGGAATTAGGCAGTATTCCTAGCATTGTAGAGAAGGAGACAATGATCCATGTAGCGCATCCAAAGCGAGTGTTTTCATTACCGGATCGATAAGTGCACTCGGTGCATTGCACTGATGGTGAAGACCATAGGACGATGCTCCCATTTTGGGTGAGGTAAGATAGAAAAAACGGACTGCGATAATATAATCAGGCCACTTTCAGGTGGGGCCTGACTCGAAAACGGACCGGCTCAGTGCCTCAATCGTCGAATTCCCGACTTGGGAACCAGGCAACGCTACATCGTTGCCTGGGAGAACGACCGGAATAATCGGCAGTCCAAGATACACTGGCATTTCTCCACTACCGATGCACGTACCAAGCTGAAACATCTTTATCCGAACCTATAGGTGGTACTGGATACTAGCACCAGGTATTTGTATGTGCGGTCTAGCCTTTCGTGAAGTTCCGCGACTTTATTCCAACCTCCTCTCTAAATACTTCTTGCATCTGAAATGATCGATAAGTAGATCCTGGACACCTTGCCACTTCACATACTCAATGACCTGTTTCTCATTCAGCCCTATTGTGGAAACAAAGTATCCTGGTGACCAGACCACCTGCTCCTTCCAGTAGACCTTCTCCAACCATGCAAACTTTTCCCTCAGATTACTCGCCGTATATTGCTTCATCTCACCAACTACGTCGCTCACTGCATACTTCGGCGGAATCACTATCACCATGTGTATATGATCCAATAAACCCGAAGGGCAGAGTTCTTAGAGGTAGGGGAGTAGAACATGCGTATCCAAATAGCGACATATTAAGTGACGATATGAACATAATATCGTTATTGTCATCAGCTATGTCTCTAAATTGTGTCTACTAATTGACAGCAATGGTTATCAATGTTACAATAAGCGAAATTCTTATATGTATGCAGAGAGAGAACCTCTCTCCTCGATCAGCTTGGAGCCATCAATTGTCGTAGGGCCATCCGGTTTTACAAAGTGTTTCAAGTCAACTCTTGAAATGAATATGACCTTGCCCCGCAAAAACTGATCCAGGTAAAATGTTAGACTTGGACAGGATCGAAAGGGGGACTTGTAATGGCAAAGAAGCGGTATGGAGCCGAGCAGATCATCAACAAGCTGAGGGAAGTTGAGGTGATGTTGAGCAATGGTTCCATGATCGGGGAAGCCAGCCGAAAGATCGGGGTGACCAAAAGGCGTATTATCGGTGGCGCAAAGAGTATGGCGGGATGACGGTGGAGCAGGCCAAGCAATTGAAGGATCTGAAGAAGGAGAATGCGCGGCTGAAGAAGTTGGTAGCGGATCTGTCGTGGATAACGCCATCCTTAAAGAGGTATCGCAGGGAAACTTCTGAGCCCGTCGAAGAGACGTCAGGTAGTGGCTCATGTCTGTGATGAGCTTAAGATCTCTGAGAGACAGGCTTGTCAAGTGGTGATCAAGCAGCCCAGGACAATGCAGGTGGTCGCATACTTGACATTCTCATAGCGGCAGGTCAACGTCCTACAAGGGAAGAAGTCCACGCCGGTAGCCAGAGCGGACAGACTTTCGATAGAAGTCGCCTCGATAACATCGGGCGCAACAAGGAAGCAAGAGAATGACGATTTACCTGTGTGGAAGAGGGCAAGACCTTCATGAACAATATAATACTGGGAGGAATAGATGCAGAAGCAATACCATTACAAGAGGGTGGTTCCGGGGCGTGCGCCTTACTGTCTCTATGAGGTGGATCGAGAGGCAAAGATAGCCCGGATCACCTTTAACAAGCCGGAGAAGCTGAATATGGCTGACTCCGAGGAATATATGCAGTTGACAGCCCGGATCATCGAAGCCGGAGAGGACCCGGATGTGAAGGTGATCATTTTGAAAGGTGCAGGAGATCATTTCTCCAGCGGAGCGGATACGTCGCTGATCATCGGTGATGATACGCTCAAACCGGGTGAGGTAGAGCGGCCTCGAAGCCAGGGTTTCCGTACTGTAGAGCTGCGGAACTCGGCTTACGGGCGCAGGTCATTCAATCAGACACCCCATAACAGCCCCAAAGTAACCATCTGTCAGGTACACGGATATTGCTACGGCGGTCATTTCCAGATCGCTTCCGGCTGTGACTTCATAGTCGCCAGTGATGAGGCCAGGTTCACCCATCCGGGATACCGGTATATCGGTCCTATGGGCGAGGATATGGTTCTGATGATCCTCAAAATCGGTTTGACCAAAACCAAGGAAATTATGTTCACAGGCCGAGGGATGACTGCCCAGGAAGCGTTGGACTGTGGACTGGTCAATAAGGTTGTTCCTCTGGACAAGCTTGAGGATGAGACTAACAAGCTGGCGGAGTTGATTTGCCGCCAGGCTGCCGACTCGTTGTATATCGGCAAACAGAACTTCAATACGGCGTTGGCCATCATGGGGAAACAGGCGCAAGCTTCGGCCGGATTGGCAGCCCATGTGTGGGCGCATATGATGCGAAGCGAGCCGGATGAGTTCAATCTGATCCGGTCGGGAAGAGAGGGAGGCACGAAGGGCGCCTTGGCAGCGAACAAAGAGCGCTGGAAAGATAGTTCGCTGGTGAAGCCGAAGGAGTAATGTGATGGCCATAAAGAAGCAGGAAAGCTACCAAATTGCGGATGCCAAGTTCTTCCAGAAGTCGGAGAAACCCTATTGTATTTATGAAGTCGATAGGGAGAAGGGGATTGCTACTATCACCTTCAACAAGCCGGAGAAGCTGAATGCGGCAACCCCGGGCGATCTTCTGGAGTTGAGAGACCGGGTGATCGATGCCGAAGAGGATACCGACGTCAAGGTTGTGGTTTTCAAAGGAAGCGGAAAGTGTTTTTCCACCGGAGTAGATCTGGATTGGATAAAACAGGCCTACAATGAAAAGGGCAAGGAGAGGAGACCGAGCCAGAGATATCGGCATGCTCGTGCGGATAAACTCTACGGATTGAGGGGATTTTACCAGGTGGTGATGACCTGCCTCAAGGCCACGGTTGCTCAGGTTCACGGGCAGTGCTACGGCACAGCGTTCCAGCTTGCTGCCGTGTGCGATATCGTAATCGCCAGCGACGATGCCGAATTCACCGATCCTACATATCGCTTTATGGGGGCCTCGCCAGTTGACATGGTCCTCCTTTTCCACACCATCGGGCTGAAGAGAACCAAAGAGATGATGCTCACCGGAAGGCCCATCGGCGCCAAAGAGGCCGTCGAAGCTGGGTTGATCAATCGCGCGGTTCCAAAAGCCAAGCTGGATGAAGAGGTCAAGAAAGTCGTCGACATGATCTGTCGGCAGCCTTATGATGCAATTGTGACCGGAAAGGCTTGCTTTGAAACGGCTATGGATATTTCAGGCGTGGCCGCAGGCATTTATGCCGGCGTAGAAGAACAGACCTGGCAGACCAATATCCAGTTCAGGCCCGGGGAGTTCAATCTGATTAAGTCGTTGAAGGAAAAAGAGATCACGGGTGCCATTGAAGAGGAGAAGAACTATTTCAAAGAGAAGCCATTAAGGTAGGAATTCATTCCCAATCGAGACTGGAAAACAAGACTGAGTATTGAAGAAGAGAACTGAAGTAAGTATAGTCAGGCTCTCAATATTGAAGCCTGACTATGCTCAGAAGGTCGGGCAACGATCAGATGGCCGTGGCGCATCGCGAAAGCAAGTGAATACCTCTAAAGAGAGGGTATATTGGGGTTATCTTTACAGTGTTTTGCCACAGTGGCTGAAAGGAGCTGACAAGATATGGCGAATTGGATGAGCTGGGAAGAGGAATACAAAAGAAAGCTGGTCTCTGCAGAACAGGCGGCCAGCGTGGTCAAATCCGGGAATTTTGTCTCATTCACCTCCGGCAGGGAGCCACATGCCATTGGGCTGGCCATCGCATCTCGTTTGGGGGAACTGAAGAGTGTTGTGGTTAATGCTCCAACTCCGGGGTATGATTTCGGATGGTATGAGGAAGGCTGGCAGGATTCCTTCCAGGTGATCATCGGGATGCCCACTGCCACCTGCCAGGAAGCCATTGATACGGGACGGGTCGACCAGAGTGTGTACGGGCTCATTCCTCTTGACCGGCCACCCGGAAACAGGCAGCCGGATGTTCTCATCACTGAGGTGTCTCCACCGGATAGAAACGGGTTTTGCAGTTTTGGTGCCTCGTGCTGGAACAAGAAAGAGGAAATCCGGAATGCCAAGATTGCCATCGCAGAGGTAAATCCAAGTCTCATCAGGCCCTGCGGCGAGGACAACTACATCCACATTTCTGAGATCGACTATTTCGTGGAGCATCGGGCGACCGGCGGGGTTCCCGGAATGGGCACTCTGGCCGGAAGGGCGATCAAAGCTCCCGAGCCCTATCTGTCAAAGATCTGCGGCTACGTGAATGAAATACTGAAGGATGGCGACACCATTCAAATTGGCATCGGCCGGACCACTGAACCGCTGGTAAAGATGGGGATGCTCAACGGCAAGCAGGATATCGGATATCACTCCGAGGCGACGCCCCCGGGAATTATCACCCTGATACAACAGGGAGTGATAAATGGGAAACGCAAAACCCTTCACCCTGATCTGGCTGTGGTTACCTCGATCGGCGGAAGCACCAGGGCTGAAATGGAATGGGTTGACAATAATCCTTTGATCCGTTTGGTCACAGTATCTTATCTGGAAGATGTCAGAACCATTGCCGCTCATGATAACATAGTGGCGATTAACAATGCCCTCATGGTGGAC is from Dehalococcoidia bacterium and encodes:
- a CDS encoding transposase → MVIVIPPKYAVSDVVGEMKQYTASNLREKFAWLEKVYWKEQVVWSPGYFVSTIGLNEKQVIEYVKWQGVQDLLIDHFRCKKYLERRLE
- a CDS encoding Lrp/AsnC ligand binding domain-containing protein; translated protein: MSVNDPQPMSWPPKNRHFATPNGEGNMDNSGLPIVKLDELDLELVKELELNPRQSVRDLATKLRVSHATVHKRFRWLVDEGMIKFGAVCDQAALGFQVSVVVALHTRSGKAHVVANELAHNSSIMFVYLTSGRYDIIVSAVFCNRQEVLIFLDQQLSRIPDVINAETMMVLKFKKRSWMYLRGETVGYQEAARSVDQSELSLIRELELNPRASIPHLVKKTGMSRPSVTSKLQALLNDNILKVVTVADPLRFGFGVEAMILMRVELGSISSVADTFTADRRISKILILAGRFNIVLRVMFENVTEMSHFLTMELGSIPSIVEKETMIHVAHPKRVFSLPDR
- a CDS encoding enoyl-CoA hydratase/isomerase family protein, whose amino-acid sequence is MQKQYHYKRVVPGRAPYCLYEVDREAKIARITFNKPEKLNMADSEEYMQLTARIIEAGEDPDVKVIILKGAGDHFSSGADTSLIIGDDTLKPGEVERPRSQGFRTVELRNSAYGRRSFNQTPHNSPKVTICQVHGYCYGGHFQIASGCDFIVASDEARFTHPGYRYIGPMGEDMVLMILKIGLTKTKEIMFTGRGMTAQEALDCGLVNKVVPLDKLEDETNKLAELICRQAADSLYIGKQNFNTALAIMGKQAQASAGLAAHVWAHMMRSEPDEFNLIRSGREGGTKGALAANKERWKDSSLVKPKE
- a CDS encoding enoyl-CoA hydratase/isomerase family protein; the protein is MAIKKQESYQIADAKFFQKSEKPYCIYEVDREKGIATITFNKPEKLNAATPGDLLELRDRVIDAEEDTDVKVVVFKGSGKCFSTGVDLDWIKQAYNEKGKERRPSQRYRHARADKLYGLRGFYQVVMTCLKATVAQVHGQCYGTAFQLAAVCDIVIASDDAEFTDPTYRFMGASPVDMVLLFHTIGLKRTKEMMLTGRPIGAKEAVEAGLINRAVPKAKLDEEVKKVVDMICRQPYDAIVTGKACFETAMDISGVAAGIYAGVEEQTWQTNIQFRPGEFNLIKSLKEKEITGAIEEEKNYFKEKPLR
- a CDS encoding acetyl-CoA hydrolase/transferase C-terminal domain-containing protein — translated: MANWMSWEEEYKRKLVSAEQAASVVKSGNFVSFTSGREPHAIGLAIASRLGELKSVVVNAPTPGYDFGWYEEGWQDSFQVIIGMPTATCQEAIDTGRVDQSVYGLIPLDRPPGNRQPDVLITEVSPPDRNGFCSFGASCWNKKEEIRNAKIAIAEVNPSLIRPCGEDNYIHISEIDYFVEHRATGGVPGMGTLAGRAIKAPEPYLSKICGYVNEILKDGDTIQIGIGRTTEPLVKMGMLNGKQDIGYHSEATPPGIITLIQQGVINGKRKTLHPDLAVVTSIGGSTRAEMEWVDNNPLIRLVTVSYLEDVRTIAAHDNIVAINNALMVDIHGQIVADSLGPRVMSAAGGQIPFVIGAHLSKGGHAITVLPSTAVNGTVSRIVVALPEHTTVTIQKNLADIIITEYGVARLKGKTRKQRIDALINIAHPHFRADLRKQVRQLL